The Oculatellaceae cyanobacterium genome segment TAGGAACATTCCGACCTGTGGAGGCTGAAGATATTACTACTCATAAAATGCACCATGAATGGGTAGAAGTACCACCGTCTACAGTAGAACAAATTCGGAAAACAAAAGCTAATGGCGGACGTATTATTGCTGTAGGTACAACAGTAGCGCGATCGCTTGAAGCAGCAGCTAGTGGTGGAGAGTTGCAGCCTTTTTGTGGCAAGACAAATTTATTTATTTATCCAGGCTATCAATTGCGAGTAATAGAAGGGTTAATTACCAATTTTCACTTACCGCGTTCTAGTTTGCTGATGTTGGTGAGTGCTTTAATTGGACGACAAAGGTTGCTAGATTTGTATCAGGAGGCGATCGCACAGCAGTATCGTTTTTATTCTTTTGGTGATGCTATGTTGATTTTGCCCACAGCAAGAATTTAGTTTGGTCATCGGTCATTGATAATTGTTTATTGTTCATTGTGATTCAGGTATTTTTATGTTTAGCCAAAAAAAAGCTACTTATGTAATAGCTATTACTTTCAGCCTTTTAGGTTTGACAAAGGCTGGAGATGCGTTAGCTGGTGAAGTTTTTAAAGGAAAAGTAGGAGAATCAAATCTACGCTCTAAACAATTAATTGAGGGGATTTATTCTGACAATATTGATGCTGCAATTTTACTTCAACAAGGACTTCGGGAATATAATCGCAAAAATTATCAAAATGCGGCAGTCGCATTACGCAAAGCACTAACATTTGACCCTTCTATAGCAATGGCTCATTATTTATTAGGCAATACTTTAGCAGAACTTGGTGATTTGCCTGGAGCGGTTAATGAGTATCTAGTTACAATTAATTTACAACCATCGCTACCAGAGGTTTATTATAACCACGCTGTAGCTTTGTCTAAGTTAGGACGACTTGACGAAGCAATTAATCAATACCAGTATGCCTTAAGTTTCAATCCCAGTTTGGCAGATGCCTACTATAACATAGGTTTAATACTGGAGTCACAAGGAAAAGTTGATGCTGCGATCGCACAATACCAACAAGCAATAAAGATTAATCCTAGCTATGCGGCGGCTCAATATAATTTAGGGTTGTTATATTTAAAACAAGAGCAAACAGAACCCGCGCTCACAGCTTTTCAACAAGCAGTTAAAAGTGACCCTAACTTTGCCCCAGCACATTATCAGTTAGGATTACTTTTAGCTTTGAAAAATGATTTAAATGCAGCTAAAACTTCATTAAACAAAGCTGTTGGACTTAACCAAGGTTTAACTCAAGCTCAGTATGGCTTAGGAGTAGTTCTTGCTCAACAAGGTGATTATAAAGCTGCTATTGGTAGGTTAGAACAGGCAATTAAGCAAGATCCTAAAAATGCTAATGCTTATCAGCAATTAGGCACAGTGTTAACTCAAAGAGGTGATTATAAGGGTGCTATTGCTACTTTTAAACAAGCAATTCGCCTTAGTCCTGATGATGCTTTGACACACTATAATTTAGCTGTGGCACTGCACCGAGAAAAACAACTGCCAGAAGCGATCGCAGAATATAAAGAAGCGATCGTACTTAATCCTAATTTAGCCGATGCTTTTTATAACTTAGGTTTAGCTTTGCAACAATCTAATCAGCGCCAAGATGCTATCTCCTTTTTGACTGAAGCTAGAGTATTATTT includes the following:
- a CDS encoding tetratricopeptide repeat protein, translated to MFSQKKATYVIAITFSLLGLTKAGDALAGEVFKGKVGESNLRSKQLIEGIYSDNIDAAILLQQGLREYNRKNYQNAAVALRKALTFDPSIAMAHYLLGNTLAELGDLPGAVNEYLVTINLQPSLPEVYYNHAVALSKLGRLDEAINQYQYALSFNPSLADAYYNIGLILESQGKVDAAIAQYQQAIKINPSYAAAQYNLGLLYLKQEQTEPALTAFQQAVKSDPNFAPAHYQLGLLLALKNDLNAAKTSLNKAVGLNQGLTQAQYGLGVVLAQQGDYKAAIGRLEQAIKQDPKNANAYQQLGTVLTQRGDYKGAIATFKQAIRLSPDDALTHYNLAVALHREKQLPEAIAEYKEAIVLNPNLADAFYNLGLALQQSNQRQDAISFLTEARVLFNKQGNQEKTEQVDLFLQRLALPTTPALPQK